Genomic segment of Streptomyces sp. NA02950:
CGAGACTTCGGGAAGTCGCGGGCGAAAGCGCTCAAGGACATCAAGGCCCGGTTGCCGATGCGGCAGCGGGCCGGGATGCCGCGCTGGAAGAAGAAGCGCGAGGCCGCCCCGAGCATGAACTACACGAAGCGTGGTTTCCGCCTCAAGGACGGCCGCCTGCACCTCGCCGGCGGAATCGTCCTGACCGTGGTGTGGTCGCGGGACCTGCCCAAGCCGCCGTCCAGCGTGCGCGTGTTCCGCGACAGCATCGGACATTGGTACGCGTCGTTCGTGACGGCCGCTGTGACCGATCAGCTGCCCCAAAGCGGTCGCGTGATCGGTATCGACTGGGGCGTCAAGGAGACCGCGACCACCACATCCGACGCCCATGATCTTTCCCACCGGCAGCACGGCAGGACAGCCGCGCGGCGCCTGGCGAAGTACCAGCGGATGATGGCCAGGCGGAAGCCGAAGCGGGGGCAGGCAGCATCGAAAGGCTACCGAACCGCGAGCCGCCAGGCGGCGAAGGTGCACAAGAAGGTGGCCCGGCAGCGACAGGACACCGGCCGCAAGTGGGCCAAGTCCGTGGTCCGCGACCATGACGCCCTGGCGGTGGAGGACTTCCGCCCGAAGTTCCTGGCGAAGTCGACCATGGCCCGCAAGGCGGCCGATGCCGCGATCAGCGCCACCAAGGCGGCCCTGGTCGAGATGAGCCGCAAGCACGGCCGGATCGTGCACCTGGTGCACTCGGCGCACACCACCATGGATTGCGCAGACTGCGGAGCGAGAACCAAGCACGCGCTGCCTCTCTCGGAGCGAACGTATACGTGCACCGCGTGCGGAGTCTCCCGACCACGGGACAAGAACTCCGCCCGCGTCATGCTCGTCCGGGCTGGTCTTCAACCCGGCTAGTGCTGATCGTGTAAGACCTGCGTGCCCGCCGGGCCGCAGGCGACGTGAGCTAGGAATCCCCCTCGTTTTACGAGGGGGAGGAGTCAAGAAGAGATTTCCACCTTGCTGTGGTCGCCGAGAACAAGACGATGGGCATGCGGGACGGGCGGGGCTTGACTGACCTCGACGCTGCGTCCGATCAGGGACGCATGGACTCTGCGTACTTCCTTGATCGAGGCATCGCGCAGCACGATGGAGAACTCGATCTCGCTGTCCTCAATGCGGCACCCTTCGGAGATTGATGTGTAGGGACCGATGTAAGAATCGACCACGACGGTGTCGGTTCCGATTATTGCCGGTCCTACGACGCGTGAACGGCGCACCCTGGCGCCCTCAGCTATCTCTACCCGGCCGATGATCTCGCTGACTTCGTCTACGTCACCTTGGATGCGTGGCTCGATCTCCTCCAGCACTGATCGGTTGACCTCCAGCATGTCGATGACGTTGCCCGTGTCCTTCCAGTAACCAGTGAT
This window contains:
- a CDS encoding RNA-guided endonuclease TnpB family protein, producing the protein MTSVAKTSEDAGCARYTFRLRLSRTARRALEAEWDRCRWLWNECVAKSKAFHLHNRAHPDAKVTCGPADLDRMLTEARRATPWLREGASVPQQQLIRDFGKSRAKALKDIKARLPMRQRAGMPRWKKKREAAPSMNYTKRGFRLKDGRLHLAGGIVLTVVWSRDLPKPPSSVRVFRDSIGHWYASFVTAAVTDQLPQSGRVIGIDWGVKETATTTSDAHDLSHRQHGRTAARRLAKYQRMMARRKPKRGQAASKGYRTASRQAAKVHKKVARQRQDTGRKWAKSVVRDHDALAVEDFRPKFLAKSTMARKAADAAISATKAALVEMSRKHGRIVHLVHSAHTTMDCADCGARTKHALPLSERTYTCTACGVSRPRDKNSARVMLVRAGLQPG